Proteins encoded within one genomic window of Polyangium spumosum:
- a CDS encoding tetratricopeptide repeat protein yields the protein MRSHRAQAKSLGRRALAGWVAASLSLPLVSCTSAPPRSAGEVLSEDRGTLLDEARTAAHRGDRAGARRRYEALLARDPRDDEARTGLARLDAWDGHYTRATATYRDVLSRHPDDDDVRAGLFHVLTWQGLWDEAEAVLDAAPQKQSPTVLACRAKLEHARGDLTAAHRLAERAYETSGGNSELRALARRFSTGYARITTRVLVFPRPMPTLGQVEVEVSQAWRRLVLGVVTEHGGRPSTASGGWAYGATWGGQATWLFGHGFSLGGEAAFGAPARSVPTLRLRVHGTAPVRPWLTSGLSYTYRRYTGGIETHGASPTLGVVIGDELRLDATYWLTHVSVTDPAGASEGRFTHAFLISAGRALLPWLALRAGYAHGAEAERFPAAFQILDLVTDAVYVGADLWPYDFLRVMPLYNLTFRGPPGAERAALHTFEIGALVRW from the coding sequence GTGCGCAGCCACCGTGCACAGGCCAAAAGCCTGGGCCGCCGCGCGCTCGCGGGGTGGGTGGCAGCGTCCCTCTCCCTGCCGCTTGTGTCCTGCACGTCGGCGCCTCCTCGGAGCGCCGGCGAGGTGCTCTCCGAGGACCGCGGGACGTTGCTCGACGAGGCGAGGACGGCGGCGCACCGGGGCGACCGAGCCGGGGCGCGGCGGCGCTACGAGGCGCTCCTCGCGCGGGATCCGCGGGACGACGAGGCGCGCACCGGGCTCGCGCGGCTCGACGCCTGGGACGGGCACTACACGCGGGCGACGGCCACCTACCGCGACGTGCTCTCCCGCCACCCGGACGACGACGACGTGCGCGCCGGGCTCTTCCACGTGCTCACCTGGCAGGGCCTCTGGGACGAGGCCGAGGCCGTCCTCGACGCGGCGCCGCAGAAGCAATCACCGACCGTGCTCGCGTGCCGCGCGAAGCTCGAGCACGCGCGGGGCGACCTCACGGCGGCGCATCGGCTGGCGGAGCGGGCCTACGAGACGTCCGGAGGCAACAGCGAGCTCCGGGCGCTCGCGCGGCGGTTCTCCACGGGTTATGCGCGGATCACCACGCGGGTGCTCGTCTTTCCGCGGCCGATGCCGACCCTCGGGCAGGTCGAGGTCGAGGTCTCGCAGGCGTGGCGCAGGCTCGTGCTCGGCGTCGTGACCGAGCACGGCGGCCGTCCGTCCACGGCTTCGGGCGGGTGGGCCTATGGCGCGACCTGGGGCGGCCAGGCCACCTGGCTCTTTGGCCATGGCTTCTCGCTCGGCGGCGAGGCGGCGTTCGGCGCGCCGGCCCGGAGCGTCCCGACGCTGAGGCTCCGCGTGCACGGGACCGCGCCCGTTCGCCCGTGGCTCACGAGCGGCCTCTCGTACACGTACCGGAGGTACACGGGTGGCATCGAGACCCACGGCGCGAGCCCGACGCTCGGCGTCGTGATCGGCGACGAGCTGCGGCTCGACGCGACCTACTGGCTCACGCACGTGAGCGTCACGGATCCTGCGGGGGCGAGTGAAGGTCGATTCACGCATGCCTTTTTGATCTCGGCGGGCCGCGCGCTCCTGCCCTGGCTCGCGCTCCGGGCCGGGTATGCGCATGGCGCCGAGGCCGAGCGGTTCCCTGCGGCGTTCCAGATCCTCGACCTCGTCACGGACGCCGTGTATGTCGGCGCGGATCTCTGGCCGTATGACTTTTTGCGCGTGATGCCGCTCTACAACCTCACCTTCCGCGGCCCCCCCGGCGCCGAGCGCGCCGCGCTCCATACCTTCGAGATCGGCGCGCTCGTACGCTGGTGA
- a CDS encoding serine/threonine-protein kinase: MTIGEDEPGDTAPDAETTALATDLAPELDAAAPAETPQPTSRIAALALSMPLDDAESAHLADPLIGLVVAGRYRILTPIGRGGMGVVYKVEHVHLGKLLAMKLLAGELSTSPEVVRRFKREALTVSRLASPSTVHVFDYGVDAGLTYIVMELVTGRDLAAVLAEGGPMPFARLGKIVLQILSSLGEAHGKGIVHRDVKPQNVMITTTEGGTDIAKVLDFGIAKLREEADASAGGEVTRRDQLIGTPYFLAPELIRGDPVDHRADLYAVGVLLFHALTGHYPFHAKTSASILVKHVTEKAVAPSARAPSRGVPPGVDAIVLRALEKEPAARWQSADELQAAIAAELRKLGTEDVEALLDASALRKLTRAALAEAAPDPGEIASRDEVEAYERKLRSRRHLAWFASSLLLLAFAGAGLFVMWRRAAPRFAGVEIEPNDTPANATELPLGVSASGLLGKRIDAQRSDRDFYAFEVPKGAVDAPRIARLVVTALPNMETCTLLYRQGFHAPIAQYCVGRPGRDLSIPRLRIEPGRYYASVLQDLDPRGERRIPFVHENVSDSYSVTVALAEQPSSHEIEPNDELPSATPIEPGESWTGALGWIEDQDTYCVGAGANGKVIRWTARDVVRDAGSVLEVTTMRGREIDTRVRVHTTGEGALSQEDARSPWIGPAIAYEEGTPRCVRVRLARDPWMAEAPRVQSGGLEAYVLAVDLVP; this comes from the coding sequence ATGACGATCGGCGAGGACGAGCCTGGCGACACCGCTCCCGACGCCGAGACCACGGCGCTCGCGACGGACCTCGCGCCGGAGCTCGACGCGGCCGCGCCCGCGGAGACGCCGCAGCCGACCTCGCGCATCGCGGCCCTCGCGCTCTCCATGCCCCTCGACGACGCGGAGAGCGCGCACCTCGCCGATCCGCTCATCGGCCTCGTCGTCGCGGGCCGCTACCGCATCCTCACGCCGATCGGCCGCGGCGGCATGGGCGTGGTCTACAAGGTCGAGCACGTCCACCTCGGCAAGCTGCTCGCGATGAAGCTGCTCGCGGGCGAGCTCAGCACGAGCCCCGAGGTCGTGCGTCGCTTCAAGCGCGAGGCGCTCACCGTCTCGCGCCTCGCGAGCCCGAGCACCGTGCACGTCTTCGACTACGGCGTCGACGCGGGCCTCACGTACATCGTGATGGAGCTCGTGACGGGCCGCGATCTCGCCGCGGTGCTCGCCGAGGGTGGCCCCATGCCGTTCGCGCGCCTTGGCAAGATCGTCCTGCAGATCCTGAGCTCGCTCGGCGAGGCGCACGGCAAAGGCATCGTGCACCGCGACGTCAAGCCGCAGAACGTGATGATCACGACGACGGAGGGCGGCACCGACATCGCCAAGGTGCTCGACTTCGGCATCGCGAAGCTCCGCGAAGAGGCCGACGCGAGCGCGGGCGGCGAGGTGACGCGCCGCGATCAGCTCATCGGCACGCCGTACTTCCTCGCGCCCGAGCTCATCCGCGGCGACCCGGTCGATCATCGCGCCGATCTCTACGCCGTCGGCGTGCTCCTCTTCCACGCGCTCACCGGCCACTACCCGTTCCACGCGAAGACCTCGGCGAGCATCCTGGTCAAGCACGTGACGGAGAAGGCGGTCGCGCCCTCGGCCCGCGCGCCCTCGCGTGGCGTCCCGCCCGGGGTCGACGCCATCGTGCTGCGCGCGCTCGAGAAAGAGCCCGCGGCGCGATGGCAGAGCGCGGACGAGCTACAAGCCGCGATCGCGGCGGAGCTCCGCAAGCTCGGGACCGAGGACGTCGAGGCGCTGCTCGACGCGAGCGCGCTCCGGAAGCTCACGCGCGCGGCGCTGGCGGAGGCCGCGCCGGATCCGGGCGAGATCGCGAGCCGCGACGAGGTCGAGGCGTACGAGCGCAAGCTCAGGAGCCGGAGGCACCTGGCCTGGTTCGCGTCGAGCCTCTTGCTCCTCGCCTTCGCGGGCGCGGGGCTCTTCGTGATGTGGCGACGCGCGGCGCCGCGCTTCGCGGGGGTGGAGATCGAGCCAAACGACACGCCCGCGAACGCGACCGAGCTCCCGCTCGGGGTGTCGGCGTCGGGGCTCCTCGGCAAGCGGATCGACGCGCAGCGCAGCGATCGTGACTTCTACGCTTTCGAGGTCCCGAAGGGCGCGGTGGATGCGCCGCGGATCGCGCGGCTCGTGGTCACGGCGCTGCCGAACATGGAGACCTGCACGCTGCTCTACCGGCAGGGCTTCCACGCGCCGATCGCGCAGTATTGCGTGGGCCGGCCGGGGCGTGATCTCTCGATCCCGCGCCTGCGCATCGAGCCGGGCCGGTACTACGCCTCCGTGCTGCAAGACCTGGATCCGCGCGGCGAGCGGAGGATCCCCTTCGTGCACGAGAACGTGTCCGACAGCTACAGCGTCACCGTGGCGCTCGCCGAGCAGCCGTCGTCGCACGAGATCGAGCCAAACGACGAGCTCCCCTCGGCCACGCCGATCGAGCCGGGCGAATCATGGACGGGCGCGCTCGGCTGGATCGAGGATCAGGACACGTATTGCGTGGGCGCGGGCGCGAACGGCAAGGTGATCCGCTGGACGGCGCGTGACGTCGTGCGAGACGCGGGCTCGGTGCTGGAGGTCACGACGATGCGAGGTCGGGAGATCGACACGAGGGTCCGCGTGCACACCACGGGCGAGGGTGCGCTCTCCCAGGAAGATGCGCGCTCTCCGTGGATCGGCCCCGCGATCGCCTACGAGGAAGGCACGCCGCGTTGCGTGCGCGTGCGGCTCGCGCGTGATCCCTGGATGGCCGAAGCGCCGCGGGTGCAGTCGGGTGGGCTCGAAGCCTACGTCCTCGCGGTCGACCTCGTCCCCTGA
- a CDS encoding serine/threonine protein kinase, translating to MSENQRYRVIKRLASGGMAEVFVAESAGIEGFRKQVAIKRVLPHLSKNEQFIDMFLDEARLSGRLAHSNVVSVFDIGVGDNTYFIVMEYVDGADLKQVIEYQKKVGKPMPVESACFIAAKICQGLAYAHDLHTPDGEHLNIVHRDVTPANVLITRHGECKIVDFGLAKASSQLANSDAGMIKGKFGYLAPETVMELGVDKRVDVFAAGIILWEMLAGRRLFLGETDLGTVKLVRDANIPSLKPINADVPGELEEILRTALARDRDVRYQTARDFGRDLTRFLYRFGRPVSEYEVADLVLGAAGAPAVRKDGLAMIGEMLDLMLLEFKSLTQQDNAAPNSLQPDLFKLTGANPVASPSSLGSDLEGETFSGLSDELEGPDPANTPEDKAPTAWWRGLISR from the coding sequence ATGTCGGAGAACCAGCGTTACCGGGTCATCAAGCGGCTCGCCTCGGGCGGTATGGCCGAGGTGTTCGTCGCGGAGAGCGCAGGGATCGAGGGCTTCCGCAAGCAGGTCGCGATCAAGCGCGTCCTGCCGCACCTCAGCAAGAACGAGCAGTTCATCGACATGTTCCTCGACGAGGCCCGCCTCTCCGGCCGCCTCGCGCACTCCAACGTCGTGAGCGTCTTCGACATCGGCGTCGGTGACAACACGTACTTCATCGTCATGGAGTACGTCGACGGCGCCGACTTGAAGCAGGTGATCGAGTACCAGAAGAAGGTCGGCAAGCCGATGCCGGTCGAGAGCGCGTGCTTCATCGCCGCGAAGATCTGCCAGGGCCTCGCCTACGCCCATGATCTCCACACGCCCGACGGCGAGCACCTCAACATCGTCCACCGCGACGTCACGCCGGCCAACGTGCTCATCACGCGCCACGGTGAGTGCAAGATCGTGGACTTCGGCCTCGCGAAGGCGTCGAGCCAGCTCGCCAACAGCGACGCGGGCATGATCAAGGGCAAGTTCGGGTACCTCGCGCCCGAGACCGTGATGGAGCTCGGCGTCGACAAACGCGTCGACGTCTTCGCCGCCGGCATCATCCTCTGGGAGATGCTCGCGGGGAGGCGCCTCTTCCTCGGCGAGACCGACCTCGGCACCGTCAAGCTCGTGCGCGACGCGAACATCCCGTCGCTCAAGCCCATCAACGCCGACGTCCCCGGGGAGCTCGAGGAGATCCTCCGCACGGCCCTCGCCCGCGATCGGGACGTCCGTTACCAGACCGCGCGTGATTTCGGCCGCGATCTGACGCGGTTCCTCTATCGCTTCGGCAGGCCCGTCAGCGAGTACGAGGTCGCCGATCTCGTCCTCGGCGCCGCGGGCGCGCCCGCCGTCCGGAAGGACGGGCTCGCGATGATCGGCGAGATGCTCGACCTGATGCTGCTCGAGTTCAAGTCCCTCACCCAGCAGGACAACGCCGCTCCGAACAGCCTGCAGCCCGACCTCTTCAAGCTCACGGGCGCGAACCCGGTGGCCTCCCCGTCCTCGCTCGGCTCGGATCTCGAAGGCGAGACGTTCTCCGGCCTCAGCGACGAGCTCGAGGGCCCCGACCCGGCGAACACCCCGGAAGACAAGGCGCCCACCGCCTGGTGGCGAGGCCTCATTTCCCGCTGA
- a CDS encoding glycosyltransferase, whose product MIVGYVTVFFLINLRFVLVSYRRIRRELVAELVRPASLSERDAFLPVVSLLVPAYNEEVTIVESLKSQLRLRYPAYEIVICNDGSKDRTVEVLLSAFPFVPAVLERASGLDTAAVRGMWECRTGLPDNVKRMVLIDKENGGKADALNASTSVAVGEFVTSMDADSLLVPDALLLAVRKVMESPDDTVAVGVQVGLSNGSIIREGEVKELALPGSLIGKLQIVEYMRSFAKGRTALSEDNAVLILSGVFALIRRDVLFEVGGFLTRHVRSRICIEYCSEGAHTVCEDMEIVVRLHRYLLDKGRPGRIVCLPFAVTWTEAPENYRDLGKQRARWYRGLWEVMSYHRAMLLRPRFRQIGLFAMPYQLVFEALAPPIECIGYLLLVLTVLFGALSGKALLAFLGLAMAMNFCLSTLSIVLCTFSARPGRGLPGAASLVPYPRARDAVELVLVGFLSNLGYRQYLVFWQLRGLYDFLKGKKGWDKFGRKGFAQAATAARA is encoded by the coding sequence GTGATCGTCGGGTACGTGACCGTGTTTTTCCTGATCAACCTGCGGTTCGTCCTGGTCAGCTACCGGCGCATCCGCAGGGAGCTCGTGGCCGAGCTCGTCCGGCCCGCGTCGCTCTCCGAGCGCGACGCGTTTTTGCCCGTCGTGTCGCTGCTCGTCCCCGCCTACAACGAGGAGGTCACGATCGTCGAGAGCCTGAAATCGCAGCTCCGTCTGCGGTATCCGGCCTACGAGATCGTGATCTGCAACGACGGATCGAAGGACCGGACGGTCGAGGTGTTGCTCTCGGCGTTCCCGTTCGTCCCCGCCGTGCTGGAGCGCGCGAGCGGGCTCGATACGGCCGCGGTGCGCGGGATGTGGGAATGCCGGACGGGGCTGCCCGACAACGTCAAGCGCATGGTCTTGATCGACAAGGAGAACGGCGGCAAGGCGGACGCGCTGAACGCGAGCACGAGCGTCGCCGTGGGCGAATTCGTGACGAGCATGGACGCCGATAGCCTGCTCGTCCCGGACGCGCTGCTGCTCGCCGTCCGCAAGGTGATGGAGTCGCCGGACGATACGGTGGCGGTGGGGGTGCAGGTGGGGCTCTCGAATGGATCGATCATCCGCGAGGGCGAGGTGAAGGAGCTCGCGCTGCCCGGGAGCCTCATCGGAAAGCTGCAGATCGTGGAATACATGCGGTCCTTCGCGAAGGGGCGGACGGCCCTGTCCGAGGACAACGCGGTCCTGATCTTGTCCGGCGTCTTCGCCTTGATCCGCCGCGACGTGCTCTTCGAGGTCGGGGGCTTTCTCACGCGCCACGTCCGCTCCAGGATCTGCATCGAATACTGTTCGGAAGGGGCGCACACCGTCTGCGAGGACATGGAGATCGTGGTGCGCCTCCACCGCTATCTGCTCGACAAGGGCAGGCCGGGTCGCATCGTCTGTTTGCCCTTCGCGGTCACGTGGACGGAGGCGCCCGAGAATTATCGGGACCTGGGAAAGCAACGAGCAAGGTGGTACCGAGGGCTCTGGGAGGTCATGAGTTATCACCGGGCGATGCTGCTGCGGCCTCGGTTCCGGCAGATCGGCCTCTTCGCGATGCCGTATCAGCTCGTGTTCGAGGCCCTCGCGCCGCCGATCGAGTGCATCGGGTATCTCTTGCTCGTGCTGACGGTCCTCTTCGGAGCGCTCTCCGGGAAGGCATTGCTCGCGTTCCTGGGGCTCGCGATGGCCATGAATTTTTGTCTGTCGACGCTCTCGATCGTGCTCTGCACGTTCTCGGCGCGGCCCGGGCGGGGGCTCCCCGGCGCCGCGTCGCTCGTGCCGTACCCGCGGGCCCGGGACGCGGTGGAGCTCGTCCTCGTGGGGTTCTTGTCGAACCTCGGGTATCGACAGTACCTCGTTTTCTGGCAGCTCCGGGGGCTCTACGATTTCTTGAAGGGGAAGAAGGGCTGGGACAAGTTCGGGCGCAAAGGGTTTGCACAGGCGGCCACCGCTGCGCGGGCCTGA
- a CDS encoding HEAT repeat domain-containing protein has product MSVLVLVLYVGLGITILALVPGISVIGREVWRRRRERRAVERLAAARKVLERLRVEPAARVARSLAQSFDRGTIQAALSQALDEEARCAAVCEELGLRAAWERTLRASKSWNERAHAARMLGKLGAASASPALASALTDPHEDTTVRLAAAEAIGSIPDIAVIPHLCEALASQGEGSAKVVAEALLSFGAEAVRPLVRMLDDERAQARTWSARVLGRIGDPGATLPLVAQLGDGNAAARTAAAEALGHIGDPRATRPLVTAVLGDPSGAVRARAAAALARVGDEEVVATLVAALGDPDSEVRSRAVDALAALAPEDRSAIERALFDPCDDVRRSAALAMDRLGMVSAWAAALGEASAEGRAAARAALVAVGRAGLSEAIIAAARHEAAGVRAGVLRILGELGLSRHVVVLGRGLDDAAAEARQSAAIALGRIGGEAVEVLLGRDKPEGVAQAAWIVARALAGVETWIAEARVCLSEPAFAAEARALCDEEGEGIFRAFEAKVGSARPSESGRRGVTLSRFAIAARRAARLEDRVRAILELSERRGPEATAALAEVVMSDPSAEARALAARSLAQAEERWLAVPALVRALSDPSPEVVLEASRALGRGPASEDRRGPRSSEAPVPSERNGASRRTTGKVLREEAGESAA; this is encoded by the coding sequence GTGAGTGTCCTTGTCTTGGTCCTGTACGTGGGGCTCGGGATCACGATCCTCGCGCTCGTGCCAGGCATTTCGGTGATCGGGCGCGAGGTCTGGCGGAGGCGGCGCGAGCGGCGCGCGGTCGAGCGGCTCGCGGCCGCGCGGAAGGTGCTCGAGAGGCTCCGCGTCGAGCCGGCCGCGCGCGTGGCGCGATCGCTCGCGCAGAGCTTCGATCGAGGCACGATCCAGGCGGCCCTCTCGCAGGCGCTCGACGAGGAGGCGCGCTGCGCCGCGGTATGCGAGGAGCTCGGCCTGCGCGCGGCCTGGGAGCGGACGCTGCGCGCATCGAAATCGTGGAACGAGCGGGCGCACGCGGCGCGGATGCTCGGCAAGCTCGGCGCCGCGTCGGCGAGCCCCGCGCTCGCCTCGGCCCTGACGGACCCCCACGAGGACACGACGGTGCGGCTCGCGGCGGCCGAGGCCATTGGATCGATCCCGGACATCGCGGTGATCCCGCACCTGTGCGAGGCGCTCGCGTCGCAAGGCGAGGGGAGCGCGAAGGTCGTGGCCGAGGCGCTCCTTTCATTCGGAGCGGAGGCGGTCCGGCCGCTCGTGAGAATGCTCGACGACGAGCGCGCGCAGGCGCGGACCTGGTCCGCGCGGGTGCTCGGTCGAATCGGCGATCCGGGGGCGACCTTGCCGCTCGTGGCGCAGCTCGGCGACGGCAATGCGGCGGCGAGGACGGCCGCGGCGGAGGCGCTCGGGCATATCGGCGATCCGCGGGCCACGCGGCCGCTCGTGACGGCCGTCCTGGGAGATCCCTCGGGCGCCGTGCGCGCGCGGGCCGCGGCGGCGCTCGCGCGGGTCGGCGACGAGGAGGTCGTGGCGACGCTCGTGGCCGCGCTCGGGGACCCGGACTCCGAGGTCCGATCGCGGGCCGTCGACGCGCTCGCGGCCCTCGCGCCGGAGGATCGATCGGCGATCGAGCGGGCGCTCTTCGATCCTTGTGACGACGTGCGGAGGAGCGCGGCGCTCGCGATGGATCGGCTTGGAATGGTGTCGGCCTGGGCCGCGGCGCTGGGAGAGGCCTCGGCCGAGGGGCGCGCGGCGGCGCGCGCGGCGCTCGTGGCGGTGGGCCGCGCAGGTTTGTCCGAGGCGATCATTGCGGCGGCGCGGCACGAGGCGGCGGGGGTGCGCGCGGGGGTGCTCCGGATCCTCGGGGAGCTGGGTCTGTCGCGGCACGTGGTGGTGCTCGGGCGGGGGCTCGACGACGCGGCCGCGGAGGCGCGGCAGAGCGCGGCGATCGCGCTCGGTCGGATCGGGGGCGAGGCGGTCGAGGTGCTGCTCGGCCGCGACAAACCCGAGGGCGTCGCGCAGGCGGCGTGGATCGTGGCGCGGGCGCTCGCGGGCGTGGAGACGTGGATCGCCGAGGCGCGGGTCTGTCTTTCGGAGCCGGCCTTCGCGGCGGAGGCGCGGGCCCTCTGCGACGAGGAGGGCGAGGGGATCTTTCGGGCCTTCGAGGCGAAGGTGGGCTCGGCGCGCCCCTCCGAGAGCGGCCGCAGGGGGGTGACCTTGTCGCGGTTCGCCATTGCAGCGAGGCGCGCGGCGCGGCTCGAGGATCGGGTGCGGGCCATCCTGGAGCTCTCGGAGCGGCGCGGGCCCGAGGCGACGGCGGCGCTCGCGGAGGTCGTGATGAGCGACCCGTCCGCGGAGGCGCGCGCGCTCGCGGCGCGGAGCCTGGCGCAGGCGGAGGAGCGGTGGCTCGCGGTGCCCGCGCTCGTGCGGGCGCTCTCGGATCCGTCGCCGGAGGTGGTGCTCGAGGCGTCGCGGGCGCTCGGCCGAGGGCCCGCGAGCGAGGACCGGCGGGGGCCTCGATCCTCGGAGGCGCCCGTGCCGTCGGAGCGGAATGGTGCGTCGCGACGAACCACCGGAAAAGTGCTCCGGGAGGAGGCGGGCGAGAGCGCGGCCTGA